From the Macrobrachium nipponense isolate FS-2020 chromosome 17, ASM1510439v2, whole genome shotgun sequence genome, the window attattgttcttttcttctcttttgacTTATTTAGATATTTAGTTTTAGTAATTTTGTTATTACTTTATTTCACGCACAATTTATGTAGTTCGGTCTGAATTTGAAAGGTAGAATTGCTGGAAGAAGGAGAGCAATGCAAGGTCGAATCCTGAGGGAGGGTAAGAGCACCACCATATGTAGATTtcctttaatgtaatttttttcaaggCCTAGTGCATAAATTTGATATCAATTGGATTTTTATAGTATAATATCAGAGAATTTCATACACTTAGTACTAAGCTATCTCCAACATAGTAGAAATGGTTGATTTGGACTCTAAGAACAGAACCTAAATTTGACAAGTAAAGCGAATCACACTCGATGGCTGAATGCGCCGACTCAATGTCTCTTATGTACTGGCCTAGAATTATGGGTTCGAATCGTGGTCGTTGTAGGTACTCTCATCGTACCTGGTTAAATAATATTCTCAAGGTATAGTGCATTCGATATTAGTGGGCAATTTTGGTTTtaatattgtgatatataaataGTAGCAGTGGTATCTTTAACTTGAAGGTTATTGGTTCACTTCCCTcttaggtcttaaaaactactgagactagagagctgaaaattggtatgttgatcatccaccctacagtgatcaaacatatcaaattgcagccctccagcctcagtaggttttattctatttaaggttaaagttgaccATACccgtgcgtctgacaccgctaGAGGTACCAGTATTACAAGTAGAATCAACTCCGGAGGaggtaagcgcctcagtggcgtggttggttaggtgtttgcttctcacctgggtggtcgcgggttcgattctcggccattccattgagagatgtgtatttctggtgatagaagttccctcttgacgtggttcggaagtcacgtaaagccattggtcccgttgctgagtaaccactggttccatgcaacgtaaaaaaaacaccctacatacatacaactCCGGAGGCGCTGCCGGCGCATTGCCACTtaaccgcatctggggagcaactgagtgaTACCTggttgtggctgagagttttatattgCAACGCAACGAGAGACTTGTAATGGTGTCATTCGAAGACTGCGGGTCGTCGAGAGACTCTTCTAGATCCTCAAAggtgtatttttaaatttcgaTTCGGTCAGCTTGCGAAAACGCCGCCacggggccgtggctgaaagtttgtGACAGTGACTGAGTTTCATATGCCATactaaaactcgattgcgccgaacttgtttttttatttccaactCATTTAGACTGGAGGAAACAACACGAACAAATCATCTGTTTTGTGATGAAAGAAAGGAAACCCTAGGATCAGTATTCACCTCCGGTCAAAGCTCATGTGGCCAATTGGGTCTAAAAGGGCAATCAATCAATCTGTGGTGGAAATGGTCGGCGGCTTTCATGACGTTCAAAGTGAAATTCACAGATGGAAACAGAACAATCTGTCTACCGAGCTGCGCCACTGGCATTTTAGAGGTCTTTGGGGGGGTGTGACCTGAGGAGCTTTAGGTCAGATGACAGGGGAGGGCAACATCTGGGCTGTCAGGCTTCAATGATGTCGATGGAAAACGTTAGGAAGCAAAGGAACAATTCTGACAAGTTCTGAGAAATCTTTCATCTTCTGATTCAGatcaattaaagaaaatagaagaatTTTTATGCAGTGAAAGGTGTGCGTTTTGCCATAAATAAAACtatagcccatatatatatatatatatatatatatatatattatatatattatatttttttttttctttatttccttcagATTAAATTTCATAGTATAATAGCATAGCCCTATTTAATGTTTTCACTTCTGTCGAGAAACAAGTAGAATACGATATAGAtagagtgacagacagacagacagaaggatATCCAGTCTGACTATATAAGTCAAGAGACATTTTAACATTAAATCGTTCATCAAAACGAGTGGGGGGTGCTTGTCTATTCACAACCATGAAGCAAATAGACTAGAGCATCCCCAGTGTGACAACAAGATGACGGATCTCGGCATTTTCCCGGATCATATCTCAGGAATTCACTTGATCGCCACTGCCCAACATTATCTTGTCTTTCGGTCTCAGTCTGAGTAGATTTTAGCGGAACTGACGACGAACCGTCGATATAAAAGTGGCCGTCGGCTCGAGTCCTTTGTAGTTCGATCGACGTAAAGCAACTTGGTCGTCGCTGACTTCTTCATCAGGTATTGACTTCTGTAGCAGTAAGTAAAACCGAAGTTAAGTATATACTGACTGACTTTTTCATCAAATAACTGCGAAGTTGCCAACATGACATCGAGTGATTTTAACTTCAATGAACTGTTATTCGAAACTAGATACTAATGGCAtatcatactctatatatatatatatatatatatagtatgtctatatatattatatatattatatacatatattgtatgtatatatatatatgtatgtatatcgtatatatatttatatatttcgtgatcatgttgttcatatgtatataattgtgtgtgtgtgtgtgtgtgtatgatatacacGTGTGTTTGTGCTTGTAGTTTTGTGTGCGAATACATTTCTCTTTTAATACACAGATCAACATGCTTCTTCGTCCATCTACATTTGTGCTCGTAGCAGTGACACTGGGGCTGCATATGGCATCTGCAAAACGCACGTGAGTTTTGGCTTGTTTTTTGTCGCTGACTTTTAATTTGGAATCAAGCCAATTTGTGTATTTTGATTTATCAGTATATCTTGGCCATTCCTTATCACGcagataaattatttaaaagttcaATAATGTCCCAGTATTCATGGAAAATGGGGTGTATTTTTAAGAAACTCGTTAATCATTATCGACTCAAGACAAGGAAATCTGCGGCAACATCTCTCACCCGGGCAGGATTATTCCTATAATATCAGGGTTGCAATGGATGCCTGTCAGTTAGAATAACGTTTCACGTATGTACTGAGACTCATCAGGCCACCAAGACTGGGCCTCCAACGTATGTAAGTGCTGAACAATATATTACCGATGGTGTTAAGTTATATGAGCCAAGATACCCTTCGAAAGTTAGTTACCGATCCTTCGAATACGCATCTTTAGATCATACCCAAAGCGCTCACAGCTAATATTGGGAGGAGAGATAATATAAGGTATtgagaaaaatgtattttttattttctctgttatGAAAGTGTGGATTTGACAATTGATTTGGAGTAAGCCGTATGATTATTCTTCAAATGTCCCTTCATTTTCTCTCAGCGGAAGTTTACCGCACAAACTTACTGTGAATAAGGCAATAAAATACTAAACAAAATAAGTCAGTAAAGTCCTTGTTAGCCTTAGGATAACCTTTTAACTATTTAGACTTTCAAGTGAAGTTACAAGAGAATTTGCAGCCTTTAAAGATCTGGTTTTGTTCAGCCTCTGCTGTTCATAAAAACACAACTGGTTTTTccttgcaaaagaagaaaaatttatgCGATTAAAGTTTCTTCAAACCGATACAGAACCTGGCGTCCATAAaaaaagtttatcttagttttaccagaccactgagctgactaacagctctcctagggctggcccgaaggattagatatttttacgtggctaggaaccaattgattacttagcaaagggacctacagcttattgtgggatccgaaccacatcgagaaatgattttctatcaccaaaaatacattcctttgatttcgcgGAGAATCAAACCCTGACGCTGAGATCGGTaatcgagcacgtaaccgactggTCCTAAGGGGAACTACCTGACTTCCAGTTCCCTTGTGCTTGCAGAGCCGTTCATTCTCCGATGGTTTCCAAACATTAGCCTAACAGAGTTTCTTCTGATGCTGACAGGAATATCCCTACTTTTTGTTGTCTCTCCTCCAGGTGCTTCAAAACAAGGTCTTTCCGCCTGAAGACCACCAGTGGATTTGTAGAGAAGGAATTCGAGGGCTTTGAGACCAGGGCTTTTCTTGGGACTTGCGCTACTATTAAGAAGGATTGTCCTGGAAAGCTTTTAGAGGTGGGGAATGCTTGGTTttgatatcataataataataatattctgcaAGATGCTCCTTTTCAATCATCGCATTATTCCAGTTATTTTGAAGCTTTTTCTTTTcctgatatttatgattttcatttttatgttgggcaatcttatattttcataattttttcctgCTCTTTTTGTTGTAaatatgtttattgtttattttaatacttATCTAGCACGTCAAAAACAAATTTGGTCCCCAAGTGAACCCAATGGGTGGAGAGACAGCCACCAATATGTGCAAATTCTTCGACAAGGAAATCTTGCCAAGTGATGACCCTGTCGTTGATGTCAAGTACAAAGCAAGTGGCTGTGGCAACGAGGGATACCAGGTAAGACAGGAAGTGGCTGTTCACTAATCATTGTTGTCACTATAAACCAATTAAGACTCGGAAAAAAAGAAACGTTACAACTCACGTTTCAAAAAGAAAAGGGATTCTCGTTTTCATAACTAACTCATTTTGCCGATTACTAGCCAACAGTGTTTCGTTGACGAGTTTTAATTCGCTTTTCATGAATACTTGAATGCATTACTCCAGATTTAAGTAATATTGCAAGACAATAaggtatttcctttcctttttcagaGCATTGGGAGACTTTGCTGTTTTAAGTGCAAGTCCGGACCTTATACTGTCTTCCATCCCATCGATAACTGTGCCCCTACTGAGAGACCTCCTTGGTGTCTCTAAGAGCGGTTATCTGCAAAGCTTCAATCCTGCACCCTTCAACCTGAAAGCTACAAGGAAATTGTTAGACTTCAGCTGAAGACGGGGAAAGTTTAGAAAATAAACACTGAAGCAAACATGTTTATCTTTTTAGTCCTTGACTATGACAGGGACATTTTTTAGAAGTGGTAGTACCTTTTCAGATCCTTATCGAAGGCATTTGTTTATGCCAATCGAAGAGCAAAGACAATTTGATTCTCGATAAGTACACTTAAGAAAGAAGATTAACTGAAGACAGATTAAACAGATTCCTTACAGCTCTTGAAAGAGTGGACCATTCAGGATAAGAATATTCTAAACGCCATGTGCCTCTGCTAGCAGCCAATCGCCAGGTATGCTATGGActgccaaaaatacataaacttcGTGTCCCTTTAAAGCTATATTTGGCGGCTAATAACATACCATCATATAAGCTAGCAAATATCTTAGCGCCTTTCATGTTCATCATAActtattatacataaaccatcaagAACCCTTACGATCTAATAGAAGAATTGAAAAATACTAATTAGACAAGTAACTGCCGTATCTGTAGTTGGATGTAACGTCTCTTGATAAACTGACCTCAAAGTGAAGCAATTGAAATAGCAGTAAACGAGATAGATGAAAATAAGAGGTCCTTTCGAAATCTTACTAGAACCAAATTCATTTCACTTCAAGAATTGTTAAATAAACTTACACattttttaaattggaattttttgccgtaggggatagtgccgtcagtgtaacTTATGTgcgcacagtaggcattacttaaggttttttgcagcgttccttcggcccctagctgcaagctTTTCGTccattttattgtacctcctttcatattctcattcttccatcttactttccaccccctcctaacaattgactcatagcgcaactgcgaggttttcctcctgttacacctttcagaccttttactgtcaatatccgtttcagcgctgattgacctcataggtccccgtgcttggcccttggcctaaattctatattcaatcaatGAAATTAATTGTTTCAGCAAATAGACGGAGTTGCCGAAAGAAAATGTCTTTTAGGCTGTCTATTCTATTTTAGTCACAGCTATTACCGACTGTATGTTGGCAACACGTTCAACATTTCCATAAACCCTTCTCGTGTCCTTGTAAATCCTTATCTACCCGACTACCAAGCATAGcagtataataaaatttataataactgaacaagaaagaggaaacaaaattcCTCTCCTCGATGTCTGAGACATCGTTGCCTagaaactttcttttttcttattcactCACCTCTTCCACATTTAAAAGCAACACCATATAAACTTAATTGATAGAGCCAGTATTTAATTTTACTAATGTTGTCGTTCACTTATTCATTATTGATCATATTAATTCATCTTCATTACGGCGCATAGTCTTCAAGACCTAAATatcataatcaatcaataaataacaaagttAATCATGAAGTGAACTTcatgagggattttttttttttttttttttttttttacaaacgttcttaataataattgtatcCCACAAAGTTTAGTTTGCAAAGAAGGAAGGAAGTTCCTAGATTCCATATGTAGACCAACTGCACCAAATATCGCAACCCCGAAAATAGTTGTAATGCAAAAAGCATATGGAAACATACCAAAATTAAATAGTAATATGATCTGTCTTGACGAAACTACTCACAAAACTCGGTTTCGTTTTCTGTAATAGCAACCTCAATGGAAGTCCGTTCTCTCCTTCAAAGACAGACTTCCCGATCCTTTGCGTGCTGGTGTTATTTCTGTCTTGAATTGCCCCGACAGCCAAATGGGGTAATTGGGCAGTTCATCGTGAACTCGCAAAACCAGATACTTCCGCATGCGGAACAAACGAAAGAACAAGGAGAGATATATCTGTAAAAAGCTGCTGTCTTCGAAAACTTAAGCATCTACTCATTGGTTACCGAGGAAGGTCAAGTATTGAACATCTTAAGATGTTACACGCTCTCTCGAACgtactttcgggaatctgtttccCGAAAGGGGGAATCGAGCAGATCCCCGTAAGCTTTCTGtagaaatttaataaataaatgtaggtACCCATACATAGCTGAGGATTTGTTTCTCAaatctgtttgtgtgtatatattcatgtacgtaagcatatatatattgtatattattattattattattattattcaaaagatgaaactttttcatatgtaacaagcccacagtgatattttatttctcattttaatatatgtatcgGTGGAAGGGtaattttcaaattcatttcaaTCCTTCAGTAGCTCTACACAGTTAAAATTTAATACCACGAAATTTCCAGAAGAATTTCCAGGAAAAAGTGActgtaaagaaaacaaaacccCAATGATGAGGAATAATTAAGTCTGGGAAATGTTGTTCTTTCCTGGTCTCCTGTGTCATTGGTTTTAGTAAGTAAAGTAGATCGACGCTCAGGAACCAGCTCCATTTGACCGGGAGCATTTCTCGTGGTTTGGTGTGGAACATCGTTTTATTTTCGTTCATTTGGATCGTCATTGGTTACGTTATCCTTGCGATACATAGAAGGTAAgtcattgattatttttttgttgtctcGAAACTGCGTATATCCTGTTGCTAACCACCGGCATATATGTGGCCTGCGGTTTTGGTGAATGGATTAGGAAATTTATCTGTGGAAAATTACGCGTTAGCTTTGTTTTTTCCAAGGCTGTTATATAGTCAAAACAAAGGTGGCTCATGTTACTTTGGTATGGCATCTTTTAGAATACATTTGCCAGTGTACTTAACTGCACTTTGCTTTCGTCATATTTGAAGCCTTTTGCATGATTATAGTATTAAGAAAgcttggtaattctaagcccgcattccgcggtacagtagactaaggaagttgacgttttcctatgttattttacctgctgaacaagaatttaaagtaatattttttcggtcgactgtaatttacctttgaagactacatgacagtaCAAGGGGTGTGATGTAGCAACGTACTAAGTTCAAAGGTAATTAACAGATTAGTTGCAGGCGACCagtaaaatattaccttaaactcttgtaaagtaagcaaaataacatcggaaaacgtcaattgccatagtctacttcgactgaacgATATTCGAAGTGTTGGTTAGGAGCCaacaaacgtaaacaaaccgccatatttgaatgcaAGTAGGGCgggtgtgggatacgtaaccaACAGGGAGCCTTATGTCCGGTAAGGGGGCCGGGGCGGGGTGGGGTACCAGAAGAGGAAGGCAGAGGTACAAGTTGGTAAAGCCATACTGGGATATGATGGTAAataattcccaataaatatcacaGACACCAAAAGGACtaaacctttgtaacactaaaacacaatataacaaagtacattaaagattaggaaccttaccttaaaggggtggaggatagAGTTCAGCAGCGGCTTTCACGAAGGCGTGTAGCCTCGTCTTGGGGTCGTTAAAGTGGATTTTAAAGTACGCCACCGCCAAGTACCCGGCAAAGTTGTACCTCCTACGGCCATACCGAGGCCTTGCCACACGAAGTTCCCTCCACCGCCTTTCAATTGTATTTGTATGGGCACCAGTTACTGGGTCCACAAAATTGATGGAATGGTTGACAGTCAAGTGAGCGTAACCTTCGTCCGCCAGTCAGAAATAACAGTGGTCCCCGGTACAATGTAGTCCTTAATCACAGTAAGCAAAGTTGTGGCACTCCTGTTTTTTACTGGTACCACAAAAAACTCCCTGGTCTGTCTACATATCCCACCAAAAACCCACTGACCCTCGACAACCCGGCctacattatattttcttttgccgAACTTTGCTTCGTCGATCTCAACAGTTGTACCGGGACCACCTATTAATTTCTTCTGCCGGATACACCAATGTACTATGACCTGAAATGGAAAGTAGGGTTAGTGACATAAATAAAGTTTAACATAAAACCGTGGTGAAAAAAacctacttataaaaaaaaattttacttaagacaaaaaaaaaaacatatttccctGGAGTAGCTGAACCAATCATTAATGGCTACGTCACTTAAACCGAGCTCTGTCCTCGCAACTGATAGCTAAAAAAAtcgctaacataaataaatgagaagaagAGGACTGACTTGTCACACCTGTAAGTGGATAGGTATATTAAAATTACTCTGTATAAACTTCAAAACATGAGAACATAGGGAACGGGCATATTATTGAATGTTATAGATAGATGTTTAAGGTACAGAGTACTTAACCTACTTTAGACTTGTAAAATATAATGAGGTAAAACCCAAACATCAACAAATATTAAGTGTTACCTGAACCCCTTCCTTTGCAGGTCAAGCCTACACTCGTTGCCACAATGAGGGCCAAAGGCCTGGGGCCGGATACTCAAAACAAGCCTTACGCAAAGGTGCCTTTTGACAAAAGGCGCCTTTCCCAACGGCTCGCCCAAGGCGCCTTTCGACGAAGGCGAAATTGtatacacaaagattttcaaaggcgccTTGGACGTGCCTTTGCACGAAAAGACTGCCTTTAtgtcaaaggcgcctttggatGGTCCAGCCAATCACATCGCGCGTATCATAGCGTGGCtagagaatgagaaccaatcacGATACAACAGCATATCAGCTGATTGTTGATGGCAGAGCGA encodes:
- the LOC135196469 gene encoding uncharacterized protein LOC135196469, which produces MVLSYMSQDTLRKCFKTRSFRLKTTSGFVEKEFEGFETRAFLGTCATIKKDCPGKLLEHVKNKFGPQVNPMGGETATNMCKFFDKEILPSDDPVVDVKYKASGCGNEGYQSIGRLCCFKCKSGPYTVFHPIDNCAPTERPPWCL